The genomic window ACGATTACTGCTCATGGTTATGAAGCAATTGTTTTTCAACATGAACAAAAACATTTAGAAGGTATTTTATACTATGATCTAATTGACAAAAATGAACCTTGAAAAAAGAATGACAATTGGTTATACTTATAATCGAAGTACTAAATATTTCAACTGGTAAATAAATAAACTAACATTGCCTAAAATAAAGGTAACCAAGAATAAAATGTTTACAAAAAAATTTTTACGAAAATTTTTTTGAGATTTTAAGTAAACTTTTTATTTAATAATGAGTGAGGTGAAAAAATTCATGACAACAAATCAAAAAAACAAATTAAATAACAAAATTGAAATCTTCAATGAAAATCAAACATCTAACAACAAAGATAATGAAGTTATCATTGATGATATTAGAAATACTAAAGTATTTGCCCTTGGCGGCTTAGAAGAAGTTGGTAAAAATACTTATTGTGTTGAACACGATGATGAAATTATTATTATTGACGCTGGTGTTAAATTTCCTGAAGGAATATTACTAGGAATTGATGCAATTATTCCTGACTATACATATTTAAAAGAAAATGCCAAAAAAGTAAAAGCAATATTTATTACTCACGGTCATGAAGACCATATTGGTGGTATTCCTTATCTTTTAAAAGAAATTGATATTCCCTTTATTTATGCACCAAGACTAGCGGCAGCATTAATTCGTGAACGATTAAAAGAATTTAATATTGGTCAAAAAACAAAAATCATTGAAATCGATGGTAGCAATGAAGACCAAAATAAAATGAAAGGTCTTCTAAAAAACTTTCAACTTAAATATTTTGCCGTTAATCATTCAATCCCTGATGCTTTTGGAATTGCTATTAACACTCCTAATGGTAAAGTTGTTACCACTGGTGATTATAAATTTGATTGAACACCATTGGGTCATAAAGCAGATTTAGAAGAAATGGCAAAAATGGGACAAGCCGGTGTTACCTTATTTTTATCAGACTCAACTAATTCTGAAATTGAAGGTTATACAATGACCGAAACAAAAATTATTAAAAATATTAGTGATTACTTTTTAAAAGCCAAAGGACGAATCTTAATTTCTACTTTTGCTTCTAATGTTCATCGGATTCAACAGATTATTGAGGTAGCACAAAAATATAATCGCAAAATTTTAATTTTTGGTCGTAGTTTAGAACGAATTATTAAAATTATTCGTGAAATGGGCCATTTAAAGATTTCTGATAAACAATTTATCAAACCTCACGAAACTGATCAATATCATAAAGATGAAATCTTAATTATTTGTACTGGTTCCCAAGGAGAACCAATGGCGGCACTTTCACGAATTTCAACCGGAACTCATAAAGCAATTTCTATTATTCCTGGCGATACTGTTATCTTTTCTTCTAGTCCTATCCCCGGAAATCAAGCTAGTGTTGAAATGGTTGTTAATCGTTTATCACGCTTAGGAGCTAATGTTTTAGAAAACTCCTCATTTAATTCTTTACATACATCAGGACACGCTTCGCAAGAAGAACAAAAACTAATGCTAACCTTAATTAAACCGACATACTTTATGCCAATGCACGGTGATTATCGCATGTTAAAAGCACACGGACAAGCTGCAGAAAGCGTTGGGGTTGCTAAAGAAAATATCTTTATTTGTGCCAATGGTGACCAAATTAATCTTTACAAAGATAAAGCTATTCTTGGAAAAAGAATTGAAGCTAGTGAAATTTATGTTGACGGTAAAGATACTTCTGGTTTAACAACAAGAATAACTCGTGATCGACAAATTCTTGCTAATGATGGTTTAATTGCTGTTGTTGTTTCCATTAATAGTCAAACTAATGAATTACTATGTAATCCAACAATTATTTCTCGGGGTTCATTTTATGTTAAAGATTCCGGCGCTCTAATCGCTGAATCAATTAACATTGTAACAAGAGCAATCAAAAAGGTATTAGCTAGTAACCATCCTACTTTTGGAGCAATCAAAAAAGAAATTAAAGAAACTCTAAGTCCTTATATTTCAAAAATAAAACGAAGAAATCCTTTAATTATTCCTGTAATTTTAAACAAAAAATAAAAAAAATTTACTTAAGTTTAACTTAAGTAAATTTTTTTTATACTATCTATATATTTATTAGTGTTTCCACACTAAACCACTAAACCATATCAAAAATCATCATTTTTTATAATATTTAAAGTAAAAAAACCAAATTCCAATTGAGCAGAAGTACTGCTTAACCCCGAATGTCCTCGATAAGCACCTATTGTTTTCGTTGAATCCCAATGAACAACTATTTTAATTTCATCAGTCAAAGACTTAAATGTAAAAATCTTAAATTTATTAAAGTTAAATGAACTTCCTTGCAATAATTTTTTATTATGCTCTTCAATTGTCTCTTGAAAAATCTTATTCATTTTTTTACCCCTATTAAAAACCTTATTGTCATCAGCACCATCAGTTAAGTCAATATATTTTTTTCATACAGATAAAGGAACTATCAAATATATAGAATTGCGACTAGCATTCCTAATTTTTTTCTTTTCAGAAAAAACTTTTGAAAAATAATATTTCAAAACTTCACTAATATTCAATAAATGTGTCTCAAATGCTCCTTTAGAAACTGTAATTTTGTTATCCTTTAATTCAATTCTCTGCAATGGTAAATCAAAATAAGTAGAATTTCAAAAAGTAAAATCAAAACTTCCCAATAAAATCATTTTATCATCCGGCGCCGTAGCAAAATCAGAATTATATATCTGAAATTCTTTATCTTTAGTAATAAAATTTTTTATTTTAGTATTCATTTCTGTACCATCAGAAACTTTCAAAAATTCCAAATATTCCCTAGAATTTGTTGTTGAATTTAAAGAATTTATTAATAGATTTCTTTTTAAACCAGTATTAGAAATAACTAATTTTTCTTCATCATTACTATTAATTTGGTTTAAGATTTGCTTTTTTATATTTTTTTCATTTAAAGCTTGAAATTTCAAATTTTCTAAATCAAAGGCAACATTCTCTTTGACATGTTTTCGTACTAACCCAGTTAACTCAATAACCTTATTATCAAAAGTAGTTTTATCCTGTGTTAAATAAATATCAAGATAAATATTATGGGTAGTTTGACCTTGCTTTAAAACCAAATCAAGTTCAATTGATAATTGTAGTTTATAAACATAATAACTATTACTATCTGAATCACTAGTTAAATTATCTGCTTTCTTATTTTTTAAATCGCCAAGAACTTTAATCATTTGGTCAAAAGATACTTTTGTTACTATAAATCTAGATCTATCTTTAGTAAAACTTGTCGGAGTACTTATATTTGCAAAATAAATCATTTTTTCTTTAAGTTTCCTGTTAATAGAACCAATTAATTCATTTTCCAATATTCTCAAAATCTGTTCACTAATTTGCTCATTATTTCCTAAATACACAACTGAATTTCCAACTTGTGCCTGATCAACTAATGGAATCATAGTACTTTTAATT from Spiroplasma endosymbiont of Agriotes lineatus includes these protein-coding regions:
- a CDS encoding ribonuclease J translates to MTTNQKNKLNNKIEIFNENQTSNNKDNEVIIDDIRNTKVFALGGLEEVGKNTYCVEHDDEIIIIDAGVKFPEGILLGIDAIIPDYTYLKENAKKVKAIFITHGHEDHIGGIPYLLKEIDIPFIYAPRLAAALIRERLKEFNIGQKTKIIEIDGSNEDQNKMKGLLKNFQLKYFAVNHSIPDAFGIAINTPNGKVVTTGDYKFDWTPLGHKADLEEMAKMGQAGVTLFLSDSTNSEIEGYTMTETKIIKNISDYFLKAKGRILISTFASNVHRIQQIIEVAQKYNRKILIFGRSLERIIKIIREMGHLKISDKQFIKPHETDQYHKDEILIICTGSQGEPMAALSRISTGTHKAISIIPGDTVIFSSSPIPGNQASVEMVVNRLSRLGANVLENSSFNSLHTSGHASQEEQKLMLTLIKPTYFMPMHGDYRMLKAHGQAAESVGVAKENIFICANGDQINLYKDKAILGKRIEASEIYVDGKDTSGLTTRITRDRQILANDGLIAVVVSINSQTNELLCNPTIISRGSFYVKDSGALIAESINIVTRAIKKVLASNHPTFGAIKKEIKETLSPYISKIKRRNPLIIPVILNKK